A genomic region of Catalinimonas niigatensis contains the following coding sequences:
- a CDS encoding GMC family oxidoreductase, producing MKYDYVIVGGGTAGVVTAYRLAEKKAGKILLIEAGISDEKREDVLQLKQWSTLLEGDLDYDFTIAPQKNGNSNMRHSRAKVMGGCSSHNSAIAFQAPGHDFEVWTKLGVENWTPQQVRPFYDKVLEKVNLEKSNSANACGKAMIEASEQFGIPAQDFEQGNYHQSAGWFSLNKKGGLRYSSSVAYLHPYDQIPEDLTIITETFATKLLIDEHKRVTGVETNKGTFEAAQEVILSGGAFHTPHLLMLSGIGPADHLKAMDIPVIQDLAGVGEHLLDHPEGVIMWESALPVPEATAQKYEIGIFCKTRENLPISDLMFHFGTEAFDMHTVPAGYPTAEQAFSLTPNVMQARSEGIVRLKSANPEDAPLIDPKYFTDPEGYDIKVMVEGIKIARKIAEQPALRPWIKQELAPGPEVQTDEEIRAYIYKTHNTVYHPAGTCKMGSEEDEKAVTNSSLKVKGIQNLRIADASVFPTITSINPCITCMMIGERCADFILLDK from the coding sequence ATGAAGTACGATTACGTTATTGTCGGCGGAGGAACCGCGGGCGTGGTTACGGCTTACCGGCTTGCCGAAAAAAAAGCAGGAAAAATACTGCTGATTGAAGCAGGTATCTCCGATGAAAAGCGAGAAGATGTGCTGCAATTAAAACAGTGGTCTACTTTGCTGGAAGGGGATCTGGATTATGACTTCACGATCGCGCCACAGAAAAATGGCAATAGCAATATGCGACATAGCCGCGCCAAAGTGATGGGCGGTTGTAGTTCACACAACTCCGCCATTGCCTTTCAGGCCCCGGGTCATGACTTTGAAGTCTGGACCAAGCTAGGCGTAGAAAACTGGACTCCGCAGCAAGTACGACCGTTCTATGATAAAGTACTTGAAAAGGTAAACCTGGAGAAGTCAAACTCGGCCAATGCCTGCGGTAAGGCCATGATAGAAGCCAGTGAACAATTCGGTATCCCTGCCCAGGATTTTGAACAGGGAAATTATCACCAAAGTGCCGGTTGGTTTTCACTGAATAAAAAAGGAGGGCTAAGGTATTCAAGTTCAGTAGCCTATCTGCATCCTTATGATCAGATTCCCGAAGACCTGACCATCATCACTGAAACCTTTGCTACCAAACTTCTGATTGATGAACATAAACGGGTAACCGGAGTAGAAACCAACAAAGGTACGTTTGAGGCAGCGCAGGAAGTGATCCTTTCCGGAGGGGCTTTTCATACGCCTCATTTGCTGATGCTTTCTGGCATCGGCCCTGCTGATCATCTGAAAGCAATGGACATACCAGTGATTCAAGACTTAGCAGGCGTTGGAGAGCATCTGCTGGACCATCCGGAAGGCGTTATTATGTGGGAATCAGCCCTGCCTGTTCCGGAAGCCACTGCGCAGAAGTATGAGATTGGAATATTCTGTAAAACCAGAGAGAACCTTCCCATCTCTGATCTGATGTTTCACTTCGGTACGGAGGCCTTTGATATGCATACCGTACCTGCCGGTTATCCTACAGCAGAGCAGGCTTTTTCCCTGACACCTAATGTCATGCAGGCCAGAAGTGAAGGCATAGTAAGGTTAAAGTCAGCAAATCCTGAAGATGCTCCGCTGATTGACCCCAAATACTTCACCGACCCGGAGGGTTATGATATCAAAGTGATGGTGGAAGGAATTAAAATTGCCCGAAAGATAGCGGAGCAGCCTGCTTTAAGACCCTGGATTAAGCAGGAACTGGCACCAGGCCCTGAGGTACAGACCGATGAAGAGATCAGAGCGTATATTTATAAAACCCACAATACTGTGTATCACCCGGCAGGTACCTGCAAGATGGGCAGTGAAGAGGATGAAAAAGCGGTGACAAATTCCAGTCTGAAAGTGAAAGGAATTCAAAACCTACGCATCGCGGACGCTTCGGTTTTTCCGACCATCACAAGTATCAATCCCTGCATCACCTGCATGATGATAGGAGAACGCTGCGCGGATTTTATTTTACTGGATAAGTAA
- a CDS encoding sodium:solute symporter family protein: MLVLLLLGIILHGMGRPVYWPGFIAMMFFYAVIFYIGTYAASMKGEENENSVMLAGRSIPLGVAVFTMSATWVGGGYINGTAEYTSSSGLAWVQAPWGYALSLIIGGLFFARKMRRYEFKTMVDPLEQRFGKKVAAVLSLPAILGELFWTSAILTALGTTFGTVLGMDFVPSIIVSAAIAIAYTALGGLWAVAFTDVIQMILLLVGLTLVIPFALDKVGGWEYAWSTYKENKGILANLLPPLDGWKNDAWGDYYWNWWDSALLLIFGGIPWQVYFQRVLASKNEQVAMRLSIIAGFVCLLAAIPAIMIGVIGNVVDWSSVGVEAPEEAALTLPYVVRYLTNPIVATIGLGAIAAAVMSSVDSSILSASSMASWNLYRTLLRPKVDSKTLSKVIKRVIWIIGVAATLIALQVKSVYALWFLCSDFVYCILFPQLVCALFDKKANRYGAIAGLIVSVVLRFGGGEPTLGLEGIIPYPMALEDGTVLFPFRTLAMVSGLMTILLVSRFSQKQCPPQALRKMG, encoded by the coding sequence ATGCTTGTCTTACTACTGTTAGGGATCATACTACATGGAATGGGCAGGCCGGTCTATTGGCCGGGCTTCATTGCGATGATGTTCTTCTATGCAGTGATCTTTTATATCGGCACTTATGCTGCTTCTATGAAAGGAGAGGAAAACGAGAACAGTGTGATGCTGGCGGGCAGGTCCATTCCGCTGGGAGTTGCTGTTTTTACCATGAGTGCTACCTGGGTAGGCGGAGGCTATATCAATGGTACTGCGGAATATACCAGTTCTTCCGGCTTAGCCTGGGTGCAGGCGCCTTGGGGTTATGCCCTTAGCTTGATTATTGGCGGTTTGTTTTTTGCCCGAAAGATGCGACGCTATGAATTCAAAACCATGGTAGACCCCTTGGAGCAGCGATTTGGTAAGAAAGTCGCTGCTGTGCTTTCATTGCCTGCAATTTTAGGAGAGCTCTTCTGGACATCCGCTATTCTTACGGCTTTAGGCACTACTTTCGGAACCGTGCTGGGGATGGATTTTGTTCCTTCCATCATCGTATCGGCAGCCATAGCCATTGCTTATACTGCTTTGGGTGGCCTTTGGGCAGTTGCTTTTACCGATGTCATCCAAATGATTCTTTTGCTGGTTGGCCTCACGCTTGTGATTCCCTTTGCATTGGACAAAGTAGGGGGCTGGGAGTATGCATGGAGCACTTATAAGGAAAATAAAGGAATCTTAGCCAATCTGCTTCCTCCATTAGATGGGTGGAAAAATGATGCTTGGGGAGATTATTACTGGAACTGGTGGGATTCTGCCCTGCTCCTGATATTCGGAGGTATTCCCTGGCAGGTATATTTCCAAAGAGTACTCGCTTCAAAAAATGAGCAGGTAGCTATGCGGCTTTCTATCATCGCAGGATTTGTTTGTCTACTAGCCGCCATTCCTGCCATCATGATCGGAGTGATCGGCAATGTAGTGGACTGGTCATCAGTGGGTGTTGAGGCACCGGAAGAGGCAGCACTCACTTTGCCTTATGTCGTCCGATATCTAACCAACCCAATTGTCGCTACGATCGGTCTGGGAGCTATTGCCGCTGCGGTGATGTCATCAGTTGATTCTTCTATCCTTTCGGCTTCTTCTATGGCTTCCTGGAATCTTTACCGCACTTTACTGAGACCAAAGGTAGATTCAAAAACCTTATCAAAAGTGATCAAAAGAGTGATCTGGATCATAGGTGTGGCTGCCACGCTCATTGCCTTACAAGTGAAAAGCGTTTACGCCCTCTGGTTTTTGTGCAGTGATTTTGTCTACTGCATTTTGTTTCCTCAGTTGGTCTGTGCACTTTTTGACAAGAAAGCTAATCGCTACGGAGCCATTGCCGGATTAATAGTCTCAGTAGTGTTACGTTTTGGAGGAGGTGAACCTACTTTAGGTTTGGAGGGAATCATCCCCTATCCGATGGCTTTGGAAGATGGCACAGTGCTTTTCCCTTTCCGTACCCTGGCTATGGTGAGTGGATTAATGACTATTTTATTAGTTTCAAGATTCAGTCAGAAACAATGCCCACCCCAAGCTCTGCGTAAGATGGGGTAG
- a CDS encoding SusC/RagA family TonB-linked outer membrane protein — protein MMKLLQSSSSVFCWVRRLLFSLFALSLCLTLKAQSFEVEGTVLDDVGDPVPGVNVLIKNTTQGTVTNLNGIYRIEVPNENSVLIFSFVGYQTVEMPVNGQSLLDVSLPPDAEQLTEVVVTALGIEKEKKALGYAVQEVSGEGLQKAREPNVARSLSGKVAGLNVYNPTGLFEDPQLELRGRDPLIVIDGIPNPEADLWKISSDDVESIDVLKGPTASALYGSIGRDGAIMITTKRGSRGGVDVSINSSTMFQPSYIRIPDVQSTYGNGNNGSYAYIDGSGGGPEGGGWIWGPKLDQADPNTPSGYFETPQLNSPIDPQTGERIPTPFLSRGRDNVENFFRTGMLTTNNVSVSGGNEQGNFRVSLSNMYQKGMVPNTGLNSTTFSVAGGYQLADKLRADASLTYNKQYSDNFPERSYGPQNYLYNLVLWTGPDIDIRDLRNYWMEGQEGIQQRHFNTSWYNNPYFQAYEFLQGYNKDNNYGQISLTYEPLENLEILARSGINWYNTNRSVREPLSYIRYGVNSRGNLELSNEYNFNINTDIIATYKKQLAEELNISVSVGGANRYNNYRELNVNTDGLNVPEFYNLSNSTNNLTGNNLLQDQKVNSVYGTLDLEFLNSVFLTVTGRNDWISTLPVGNNSYFYPSVSLSTVISDIVPVPDVFSFLKVRGSWSQVSSGYINFDLTGFGEEYPYNQVQAYLPGTNWNNNASVYFPGTQISPDISPETTNSYEIGLDARFLEGRIGVDVAYYNMRDYNNITTIPVSEASGFTQRLVNGNEYRRRGLEVVLNARPVELNAFRWDVLVNWSRHRRELTDIYGGADELNNVQLGERADAYYTSDWLRSPQGDVIYGDNGFPLVDPFQRRVGYGDPDGVFGVSNTFTYKNFSLNVLFDGRYGGSFYSETNSKMWWGGTHPGSVNQFRDDANAGESTYVGEGVVIVDGAAEYDSDGNITSDSRTFAPNTQAVNYIAWTKDYYDGTPQQPGIFKETFMKLREVTLTYALPGAVLENIFFDQASVSFVGRNLFLWSDVPNIDPDQGEDALQTPSARSLGFNINLTF, from the coding sequence ATGATGAAACTTTTACAAAGTTCTTCCAGCGTTTTCTGTTGGGTAAGACGCCTGTTGTTCAGTCTTTTTGCGCTCAGCCTATGTCTCACACTCAAAGCTCAGTCATTTGAAGTTGAGGGTACTGTATTGGATGATGTAGGAGATCCCGTTCCGGGCGTAAATGTGCTGATTAAAAATACGACCCAAGGCACAGTAACCAACCTAAATGGTATTTACCGTATTGAAGTGCCTAATGAAAATAGTGTGTTAATTTTCTCTTTTGTAGGATATCAAACGGTAGAAATGCCTGTGAATGGCCAATCATTACTTGATGTGTCTCTTCCGCCTGACGCTGAGCAGCTTACTGAGGTAGTTGTTACAGCTTTGGGGATTGAAAAAGAGAAAAAAGCACTCGGTTATGCGGTACAGGAGGTATCAGGTGAAGGGTTGCAAAAAGCACGTGAGCCTAATGTAGCCCGCTCTTTAAGCGGAAAAGTCGCCGGTCTGAACGTATATAATCCTACCGGACTTTTTGAAGACCCTCAGCTTGAACTGAGAGGCAGAGATCCCCTGATTGTGATTGATGGCATCCCCAATCCTGAGGCTGATTTGTGGAAAATCAGTTCGGACGATGTGGAAAGTATAGATGTGTTGAAAGGGCCTACCGCTTCTGCCCTTTACGGCTCTATCGGTAGGGACGGTGCGATCATGATTACGACCAAACGCGGGAGTCGGGGAGGTGTGGATGTGAGCATCAACTCCAGTACTATGTTTCAGCCCAGTTACATCCGTATTCCTGATGTACAAAGTACCTATGGTAATGGAAATAACGGTAGCTATGCCTATATCGACGGCTCAGGTGGAGGGCCCGAAGGTGGAGGGTGGATCTGGGGACCTAAACTGGATCAAGCGGATCCCAACACACCTAGCGGCTATTTTGAGACACCACAACTTAACAGCCCAATAGATCCACAAACAGGCGAACGCATTCCTACACCCTTTCTATCCAGGGGCAGAGATAATGTAGAAAATTTTTTCAGGACAGGAATGCTCACGACCAATAACGTAAGTGTTAGCGGTGGCAATGAGCAGGGAAATTTCCGGGTATCATTGTCAAATATGTACCAGAAAGGAATGGTACCGAATACCGGCCTCAACTCTACCACCTTTTCGGTTGCAGGAGGTTATCAGCTGGCAGATAAATTGCGTGCTGATGCTTCCCTGACTTATAATAAGCAGTACAGTGATAACTTTCCCGAAAGAAGTTACGGACCACAAAACTACTTATATAATCTGGTACTTTGGACCGGCCCGGATATAGACATACGCGACCTGAGGAACTACTGGATGGAAGGCCAGGAAGGGATACAGCAGCGCCATTTCAATACTTCCTGGTATAATAACCCCTATTTTCAGGCCTACGAATTTTTGCAGGGTTATAACAAAGACAATAACTACGGACAGATAAGTCTCACCTATGAACCCCTTGAAAATCTGGAAATACTGGCTCGTTCCGGCATAAACTGGTACAATACCAACCGCAGTGTGAGAGAGCCCCTCAGCTATATTCGCTATGGCGTCAACTCCCGTGGTAACCTGGAGCTTAGCAATGAATACAACTTTAACATCAACACAGATATTATTGCCACCTACAAGAAGCAATTGGCAGAAGAATTAAATATTAGTGTTTCAGTAGGAGGGGCCAACCGCTATAATAATTATCGTGAATTAAATGTAAATACGGATGGTCTAAATGTGCCGGAATTCTATAACCTCAGCAACTCCACCAATAATCTGACTGGAAATAATCTGCTCCAGGATCAGAAAGTAAACAGTGTGTATGGTACATTGGATCTGGAATTCCTGAACTCTGTCTTCCTGACAGTGACGGGAAGAAACGACTGGATTTCTACCTTACCGGTAGGAAATAATTCTTATTTCTATCCTTCCGTATCCTTAAGTACGGTAATCTCTGATATTGTGCCTGTACCTGATGTGTTCAGCTTTCTGAAAGTGAGAGGTTCTTGGTCACAGGTATCTTCCGGCTATATCAATTTTGACCTCACAGGTTTTGGCGAGGAATATCCCTACAATCAGGTGCAGGCCTATTTGCCGGGTACCAACTGGAACAATAATGCTTCCGTGTATTTTCCGGGCACCCAGATATCTCCTGACATCTCTCCAGAAACCACGAACTCCTATGAGATAGGGCTGGACGCTCGTTTTCTGGAAGGGCGTATAGGAGTAGATGTGGCTTATTATAATATGCGCGACTACAACAATATTACCACCATTCCGGTGTCGGAAGCCTCCGGTTTTACCCAGCGCCTGGTCAATGGCAATGAGTACAGAAGAAGGGGATTGGAAGTGGTACTGAATGCCCGGCCAGTAGAATTGAACGCTTTCCGCTGGGATGTATTGGTCAACTGGTCACGTCACCGTAGAGAGCTGACGGATATATATGGTGGGGCAGATGAATTGAATAATGTGCAACTCGGAGAGCGGGCGGACGCTTACTATACTTCTGACTGGCTACGTTCTCCACAGGGAGATGTTATTTATGGAGACAATGGTTTTCCTCTGGTAGATCCTTTTCAGCGTAGAGTGGGGTATGGAGATCCCGACGGTGTATTTGGGGTGAGCAATACATTTACGTATAAAAACTTCAGCCTGAATGTGTTATTTGATGGTCGTTATGGAGGTAGTTTTTATAGCGAGACCAACTCCAAAATGTGGTGGGGCGGAACACATCCCGGTTCTGTCAATCAATTCCGCGATGATGCCAACGCCGGTGAGTCTACTTATGTGGGTGAAGGCGTAGTGATCGTGGATGGAGCAGCAGAATATGACAGCGATGGCAACATCACCAGCGACAGCCGGACTTTTGCACCCAATACGCAGGCTGTTAATTATATCGCCTGGACGAAAGACTATTATGACGGAACACCACAGCAACCGGGTATCTTCAAAGAAACCTTTATGAAGCTGCGCGAAGTGACACTCACTTATGCACTTCCCGGTGCAGTGCTGGAAAACATTTTCTTTGACCAGGCTTCCGTATCTTTCGTAGGCAGGAATCTCTTCCTCTGGTCAGATGTGCCGAATATAGATCCCGATCAGGGAGAAGATGCACTACAGACCCCTTCAGCCCGCAGTTTAGGTTTCAACATTAACCTTACTTTCTAA
- a CDS encoding porin family protein, whose translation MTKIILLSLLSCMPILCAVQTPEEKAEDKLYLKVGGALRFHYNLSTWKDDQVKRAGDFGYDMFRLNVEADFKGIKLNAKFRHYSQVFGGAFLKHGWFQYDFSEQSQIQVGLQQVPFGIQQYNSNNWFLI comes from the coding sequence ATGACAAAAATAATTTTACTCTCCCTTCTCTCATGTATGCCCATCCTCTGTGCTGTACAGACCCCGGAAGAGAAAGCCGAGGACAAACTTTATTTAAAGGTAGGCGGTGCGCTGCGATTTCATTATAATCTCTCTACCTGGAAAGATGATCAGGTAAAACGTGCAGGAGACTTCGGTTATGATATGTTCCGCCTGAACGTAGAAGCCGATTTTAAAGGCATTAAATTAAATGCTAAGTTCCGTCATTACTCTCAGGTCTTTGGTGGTGCCTTTTTGAAACATGGCTGGTTTCAGTATGATTTCTCTGAACAGTCACAGATACAGGTGGGCCTGCAACAGGTGCCATTTGGCATACAACAATACAACTCCAATAACTGGTTTTTAATATGA
- the betB gene encoding betaine-aldehyde dehydrogenase produces MEKIPLYIDNQDNKGSGKSFKNYNPATGEVIHEVSGTSPDDFEKAIHSAKQGFKVWSAKSPTERGRILQKASQLLRARNDELAQIEVMDAGKPIREALEVDVTSGADCLEYYAGIAASLHGDHIDLGGDFAYTRREPLGICAGIGAWNYPLQIACWKAAPALACGNVMIFKPAEVTPLSAYKLAKIFTEAGLPDGVFNVVQGDAEVGQMMTKHPAIAKVSITGEVDTGKKVMAASAATLKHVTLELGGKSPIVIFEDADLDEAVHGVMLGNFYTQGEICSNGTRVFVHASVKEDFLDKLIQRTRALKVGDPSDPDTHVGALISKDHFEKVMQYIALGQEQGAELACGGKQVEVKGCEGGYFIEPTIFIAPEDNLRIVKEEIFGPVMTVLTFTEEEEVLQRANNTPFGLAAGVFTRDLRRAHRMVAGLEAGMCWINTFNINPVEIPFGGYKQSGIGRENGLAAIEHYTQLKTVYVAMDKMVNPF; encoded by the coding sequence ATGGAGAAGATACCACTTTATATTGATAATCAAGACAACAAAGGCTCAGGAAAAAGTTTTAAAAACTATAATCCTGCTACAGGTGAGGTAATACACGAGGTAAGTGGTACTTCGCCTGATGATTTTGAAAAAGCTATTCATTCTGCAAAACAAGGCTTCAAAGTATGGTCTGCAAAGTCTCCTACGGAAAGAGGGCGTATACTTCAGAAGGCTTCACAATTGTTGAGAGCACGCAATGATGAATTGGCACAGATTGAGGTCATGGACGCTGGCAAGCCCATACGTGAGGCTCTGGAAGTTGATGTGACCTCCGGAGCAGACTGCCTAGAATATTATGCGGGAATAGCTGCCAGCCTACACGGAGACCATATTGATTTGGGAGGCGATTTTGCCTATACCCGCAGAGAACCCCTAGGCATTTGTGCTGGGATAGGCGCATGGAATTATCCTCTTCAGATTGCCTGTTGGAAGGCCGCACCTGCTTTGGCTTGTGGTAATGTGATGATCTTTAAACCAGCGGAAGTTACTCCTCTATCAGCTTATAAACTGGCGAAAATTTTTACCGAAGCCGGGCTTCCTGACGGAGTTTTTAACGTAGTTCAAGGGGATGCTGAAGTTGGGCAAATGATGACTAAACATCCAGCTATTGCCAAAGTGTCTATCACTGGTGAAGTAGATACAGGAAAAAAAGTTATGGCCGCCTCTGCCGCTACCCTTAAACATGTGACGCTTGAATTGGGAGGGAAATCTCCCATTGTGATTTTTGAAGACGCAGACTTGGATGAAGCTGTGCATGGGGTTATGCTGGGTAATTTCTATACCCAGGGAGAGATATGCAGTAATGGAACTCGGGTATTTGTGCATGCGTCGGTGAAAGAAGACTTTCTGGATAAGTTGATACAACGGACTAGAGCACTTAAAGTAGGTGATCCTTCAGATCCTGATACGCATGTAGGGGCACTGATCAGTAAAGATCACTTTGAAAAAGTCATGCAATACATTGCCTTGGGACAGGAGCAAGGCGCTGAACTGGCATGTGGAGGAAAGCAGGTAGAGGTAAAAGGCTGTGAAGGAGGCTACTTTATTGAGCCTACCATCTTTATCGCTCCTGAAGACAATTTACGAATTGTAAAAGAAGAAATCTTTGGTCCGGTGATGACAGTATTGACCTTTACCGAAGAGGAAGAAGTGCTGCAAAGAGCCAACAACACGCCTTTCGGGTTGGCAGCAGGTGTATTTACCCGTGACCTGAGAAGAGCACACCGTATGGTAGCTGGTCTGGAGGCCGGAATGTGCTGGATCAATACTTTTAATATTAATCCGGTTGAAATTCCTTTCGGAGGCTATAAGCAATCTGGTATCGGCCGTGAGAACGGTCTGGCAGCGATAGAACATTATACACAACTAAAAACAGTTTATGTAGCCATGGATAAAATGGTCAATCCATTCTGA
- a CDS encoding MFS transporter produces the protein MQKKSAHSHSFLLILVTYAAFVSLGLPDGLLGIAWPFMSERFNVPLDALGILLIGFVGGYLTTSTTGGKIMSILPLGMLLTLSCCLTGLSLLAYTFADYWWMVIIASYFLGAGGGAIDTSINTFAASRFSPSVVNWLHGFYGIGATTGPLIMSWILVNDKEWYNGYLIVGVIQISLSLIFLLTLKYWKVSAEQEEEHTSAPYGQALRMPKVWLNILIFFIYTGLEVSVGQWIFTVLTRSRGIAEADAGLWTSAYWGSFTLGRILFGFILTKLRLQKVLISALIGIIAGTILLAIHLSNALSLAGIVIIGLANAPVFPCLISNTPTHIGKKHLANVIGFQMSSAMVGGALLPAFAGWMMDIFSLEIIPKLFNAEAILLLLLFLINIGMRMTVSQQNHSSATLLKN, from the coding sequence ATGCAAAAGAAAAGTGCTCATTCCCATTCTTTCTTGTTAATCCTGGTCACCTACGCTGCCTTCGTCAGCTTGGGGCTTCCCGATGGGCTTTTGGGCATTGCTTGGCCTTTCATGAGCGAAAGATTTAATGTTCCTCTGGATGCACTGGGTATCTTGCTGATTGGCTTTGTCGGAGGCTACCTCACTACGAGTACAACAGGAGGTAAAATCATGTCAATCCTTCCCTTAGGGATGCTGCTGACATTAAGTTGCTGTCTGACCGGGCTGAGTTTGCTGGCTTATACCTTTGCAGATTACTGGTGGATGGTCATCATCGCCTCATATTTTCTTGGAGCGGGTGGGGGAGCCATAGATACGTCCATCAATACCTTTGCGGCATCCCGCTTCAGTCCTAGTGTAGTCAATTGGCTTCATGGATTCTATGGCATCGGGGCCACCACCGGGCCCCTCATCATGAGCTGGATACTGGTAAACGATAAGGAATGGTACAACGGATACCTGATTGTGGGGGTGATACAGATCAGCCTTTCCCTCATTTTTTTGTTGACATTAAAGTACTGGAAAGTTTCCGCAGAGCAGGAAGAAGAACATACTTCTGCCCCCTATGGACAGGCATTGCGTATGCCCAAAGTATGGTTGAACATACTGATCTTTTTTATTTATACGGGACTTGAAGTAAGTGTGGGACAATGGATATTTACGGTACTCACCAGGTCCAGAGGAATAGCCGAAGCTGATGCAGGATTATGGACCAGTGCTTATTGGGGAAGCTTTACATTGGGCCGTATCCTTTTTGGATTTATACTTACGAAGCTACGCCTGCAAAAAGTACTGATCAGTGCCTTGATAGGAATTATAGCAGGGACTATTTTACTGGCCATCCATCTCAGTAATGCCCTGAGTCTGGCAGGTATCGTCATTATAGGATTGGCAAACGCACCTGTGTTTCCCTGTTTGATCTCCAATACCCCGACACATATTGGTAAAAAGCATCTGGCCAATGTCATTGGATTTCAGATGTCATCGGCTATGGTGGGTGGAGCTTTGCTTCCGGCCTTTGCAGGTTGGATGATGGATATTTTCTCGTTAGAAATCATTCCAAAACTGTTTAATGCAGAAGCCATCCTTCTATTACTATTATTTTTGATCAATATCGGCATGCGCATGACTGTATCACAACAAAACCATTCGTCAGCAACACTTTTGAAAAACTAA